The following DNA comes from Frankia casuarinae.
CTGGCCCGGGGCGTCACGCCGCGGGTGCGGTTGTTCCTGTCCCACCGGGTGGTCACCACCGGGACCGGGAGCGACGCGGGCTATCTGAAGTGGCTGCGCCGCGAGGAGGGATTCGGGGACGCCTCCGGCGGTCGCAAGTCCATCCGCATCGAGCAGGTAAGGGAGCTGGACTACAACGGCAGGTTCCACCGCGTGCGGGTGCCGGGCAGCAAGGTGATCGACATCGGGATTCCCGAGCTGTTCATGATCGCGCAGGGTTTCAACAGCACCGACGCCGACCGCCTAGGCTTCAGGCAGGAGGACGTGCTGGTGGACCACCACGACGGCCGCGGGCCGGTCGTGGCGCAGGCCGACTACCTCGCCGGCCTGCTGGAGGTGCTGGTCGACGGCCGGCTGCGGCGCAGGATCGCCTCCGACTTCGACAAGGAGGGCAACGAGTACTGGGTGCGGCAGATCGCGGTGGGGCATGAGGACGACGCCGAGGTCGGCTGGATCCTGGTGCAGGTTCCCGACTACAAGACGTTCGACCCGATCCTGTCCGGCCTGGTGCCGCCCGGTACCTACCGCAAGTCCAAGCAGTACCGGGCCGGCGTGCAGCACCTGATGCGGGAGTTCTACCTGGACCAGGTCTCGCAGATCTGCGAGATGCCGGTGTCGGAACTGGAGAGGATCCAGATGCCGTACGGTCCGAAGCTGTTCAGCCTGGTCGAGCGGGCCGGGGTGGACGCCCAGGTCGCGGCCAACGGGGTCGTCGCCGGGGACACCTTCGGCAACGGCCATTTCCTCACCAGCGGCGGCGCCATCACGGGCATGATCGGTCACGGGCACCGCGTCAAGCTGTACTGGGAGGCCCGGGACGCCGGAGTGCCCCACGAGCAGGCCATACGCGGCCTGGCCGACGGCATCAAGCAGGACACCGACGACTGGTTCGCGGTGAGCGCGCAGGAGTTCAGCACCGCCCTGCCGATCAACTTCGGCTCCGAACGGATCGCCACGATCGAGGCGGCCGGCGGACACCGGTCGTCCGCCCGGGCGACCACGATCGACGCCACCCGCCGTCACCGGCACACCCTGGTGCCGCTCGACCCGTCGGACTGGCGCCGGTTGCTGGTGCGCAGCGGGCGGATGCACGCCCTGGCCCTGCCCCCGATCCCGATGACCCACCCGGTCGTGCGCGGCGGTGGTGGGCTGCCTGATCCTGCCGACGCCCAGCAGGACGGTGCTACGGCCGGGATGGGGGCCGGGATGGGCGGTTGCATGGTCCAGCCGGGCGGTGCCATGGGCGGGATGGACGGTGCGATGGCCGAGGTGGCAGCTCAGTGAGCATCTTCCAGCCGAAGGGCGACTCGTTCGGGAGCCTGAACGAGACCGTCCAGTCGCGGCGCCTGATCGTGAGCCGCTACCGCAGCCTGCGTGAACGGCAGTGGGCCCTGCTGGTGCTCTGCACCGGCGCCCTCGCCATCGTGATCGACACCTCCATCGTGAACGTGGCCCTGCCCTCCATCGGCCAGGACCTGGGGTTCTCCGCCGCCGGGCTCTCGTGGGTGGTGAACGCCTATCTGATCCCGTTCGGCGGACTGCTCCTGTTCGCCGGACGGCTGGGCGACCTGGTCGGCGCCAAGCGGATGTTCCTCGCCGGAATCGCGCTGTTCACGCCGGCCTCCCTCGTCTGCGGCCTGGCCCAGAACCCGGAGACGCTGGTCGCCGCCCGTTTCGTTCAGGGGGTGGGGGGTGCGCTGGCGGCGGCTGTCGTGCTCGGTCTGGTCGTCTCCACCTTCCCCAACGCGATCGAGCAGGCCAAGGCGATCGGCCTGTACGCGTTCGTCTCCTCCGCCGGTGCCGCCCTGGGGCTGCTGCTCGGGGCCTGGATCACCGAGGCGCTGAGCTGGCACTGGACCTTCTTCATCAACGTTCCGTTGGGCCTGCTGGTCCTGCCGCTCGGCGCGCGGCTGGTGGACGACGAACGAGTGGTGCTCGACGACCGCAGCATCGACGTCCCGGGCGTCCTGCTGATCACGAGCGGACTGATGCTCACGGTCTACACGATCGTGCGCTTCGCCGACGGCGCGACACCGCTGACCTGGGCGCTGGTGGGGATCAGCGCAGCCCTGCTGGCGGCCTTCGTCGTGCGGCAGCGGACGGCCCGCAATCCGCTCGTCCCGTTGTCGATCTTCCGGGCGCGGAACGTCGCCTGGGCCAACATGGTGCAGGCGCTGATGATCGCCGGCATGGGCGGCATGTTCTTCCTCGGGACCCTATACCTGCGCCAGGTGCTGGGGCTCAGCGCCATGGAGGTCGGGCTGGCCTTCCTGCCCACCGCCCTCATGGTGGCCGTGATCTCCCTCAAGGCGACGCCGCGACTGATGGAGAAGATCGACCCCAAGACCGTGCTGGTGCCCGGCCTCCTGCTCATCACCGCGGGCCTCGCCCTGCTGGCCGTTGCTCCGGCGGACGGTGACTACTGGCGCGACGTCCTGCCCGCCATGGTGCTTCTGGGCGCCGGCGCCGGCCTCGGGTACCCGTCCTCCCTGACCATGGTGATGGCCGATGCCACCGCCGCCGACCGGGGACTGCGCTCCGGGCTTGTCAACACCACCCAGCAGGTCGGACCGGCGATCGGCCTGGCCGTCCTGGCGACCGTGGCCGCCGACCGCACCACGACGCTCGTCTCGCGGGGGAGCACGCACGCCGAGGCCCTGACCGGCGGATATCACCTGGCCTTCTGGATCGGGAGCGGGGCCAGCCTGGTCGCGCTGGTGCTGACGGTGCTGTTCCTCAGGCCGGCGGTGCCGACGAGCGTACCGAAGACCCTCGACCGGGCCCGGGCCTCGCAGCGTCTGACCCAGGACCACACCGGCCTGTCCGACCCGGATTTCCTGGCTCTGGGCCTGGGCGGAACCAACATGATGGCCATGCTCTGGTCGGTGGCCATGGGCAGGCGTGCAGTGGGAGTGGAACTGCGCGGCTCGCCCTACGTGTCGGTGATGCGCTGGACGATGCGCGAGGAGATCTACCACCACCTCGCGATGATCGATTCGATGATGCTGGAGCGGTACGGCGAGGATCTGCTGCCGCGCCTCGGCGACGGCCGGCCGTTCAGACTGGCCGACTGCTTCTTCTCCCGGCACACCAGGGCAGGATCCGTGCGGGGCGACGAGGTGGTGACCGGCTTCGAGTCGGACGCGCACATCGGCGGTCTCGCCCGGCACTACGAGACCATCGACGACCGCTACCGGGAGGGCCGGGCGCATCGTGAGATCAACGTCCTCGACCCCCTGGAGGGCCCGGAGGGGCTCGACCCCGCGGCGTTGGAGCACGACCTCTCGGACGTGCTGGGCAGCCAGTCGATGTTCCAGGTCGGGGCCGAGGAACTGCTCGTCATGCTCCGCCGGTACCTGGAGGGGCTGGAACAGATCGACCGGGACCGGGGCGAAGCCCTGCCGCGGGTGCGCGTCCTGCCCTACCACCGGGTCGCCACGTCGGAGTCCTCCGACCGCGAGCGCCGGTGGCTGCCCTCGGCGCTGCGCCGGACCCCGGTCGCGGAACGGGGCTTCGAGCGCACGGCGGACGGCCGGGTGCGGGTCCGGGTCGAGGCCGTGCGCGAGCTGGACTACCGGGGTGCCTTCCGCCGTGTGCGGGTGCCGTACAGCGAGACGGTCGACCTCGGCACCCCCGGGCTGATCATGATTGCCGAGGGGCTGGACAGCCCGGACGC
Coding sequences within:
- a CDS encoding MFS transporter, which translates into the protein MSIFQPKGDSFGSLNETVQSRRLIVSRYRSLRERQWALLVLCTGALAIVIDTSIVNVALPSIGQDLGFSAAGLSWVVNAYLIPFGGLLLFAGRLGDLVGAKRMFLAGIALFTPASLVCGLAQNPETLVAARFVQGVGGALAAAVVLGLVVSTFPNAIEQAKAIGLYAFVSSAGAALGLLLGAWITEALSWHWTFFINVPLGLLVLPLGARLVDDERVVLDDRSIDVPGVLLITSGLMLTVYTIVRFADGATPLTWALVGISAALLAAFVVRQRTARNPLVPLSIFRARNVAWANMVQALMIAGMGGMFFLGTLYLRQVLGLSAMEVGLAFLPTALMVAVISLKATPRLMEKIDPKTVLVPGLLLITAGLALLAVAPADGDYWRDVLPAMVLLGAGAGLGYPSSLTMVMADATAADRGLRSGLVNTTQQVGPAIGLAVLATVAADRTTTLVSRGSTHAEALTGGYHLAFWIGSGASLVALVLTVLFLRPAVPTSVPKTLDRARASQRLTQDHTGLSDPDFLALGLGGTNMMAMLWSVAMGRRAVGVELRGSPYVSVMRWTMREEIYHHLAMIDSMMLERYGEDLLPRLGDGRPFRLADCFFSRHTRAGSVRGDEVVTGFESDAHIGGLARHYETIDDRYREGRAHREINVLDPLEGPEGLDPAALEHDLSDVLGSQSMFQVGAEELLVMLRRYLEGLEQIDRDRGEALPRVRVLPYHRVATSESSDRERRWLPSALRRTPVAERGFERTADGRVRVRVEAVRELDYRGAFRRVRVPYSETVDLGTPGLIMIAEGLDSPDAARLGFRQETVCVDRGDGRGPVPAEADFLVGNVDIYLADRIRVRRASEFDQAGNEYWVHQRCVGHEEDAQIGWTMLEVPPYKTFDPIQAGLVPAGTPKDSKPYFAGHQFLLRRYFLDQTAQLTEIPRRAIEYNQLSYGPKLFTVTERIGLDALVAANAVVAGDSFGNSHHLTSGGINTGMLGHGLRVLRYWQARESGSSASDAARDLADGIRADTRALIDLCEQDFRAAPPAAPPRKQQRLLAGATRQRRSIFPQRYPDEWSRIQLRTGKIFAYNLPMLDPEHPDTREAQPVGAMSGAPPSASERKDPLGAARA